One segment of Chloroflexota bacterium DNA contains the following:
- a CDS encoding SGNH/GDSL hydrolase family protein — translation MGPMLGNLAALGAGLLVMLLLCEIALRVVDLGHPYYSAPEAYRESSDPRVLFEPKPGFVGFSEGVPVAINARGLRERELPLEKPAGTKRVVFLGDSVTFGAGVRDDEPFPRLLEAAVNGAGGGPIQTVNTGVVGYNTIQELARLEQAGLPYGPDTVVLTFVVNDLLETFSIFDHQYDPVGVLAGVKVWLRRNSYLYRFVQNVYWRIGQELRRSREGPTEPLRKRDRLDERLATLSQIVALSRANGASFLLVVYPDNLGDPVSPGPSGERLTVREELERFAAREGVPMVDLSSALGDVRDPRARQYRLREDPHPSPEGHRAIAEAVRAPLLDLVGRR, via the coding sequence ATGGGGCCGATGCTCGGCAACCTGGCGGCGCTGGGGGCCGGCCTGCTGGTGATGCTGTTGCTGTGCGAGATCGCGCTGCGGGTCGTCGACCTGGGGCACCCGTACTACTCCGCGCCCGAGGCGTACCGCGAGAGCAGCGATCCGCGCGTCCTTTTCGAGCCGAAGCCGGGCTTCGTCGGGTTCAGCGAGGGCGTGCCGGTCGCCATCAACGCCCGTGGCCTCCGCGAGCGCGAGCTGCCGCTGGAGAAGCCGGCCGGCACGAAACGGGTGGTGTTCCTCGGGGATTCGGTCACCTTCGGGGCGGGCGTCCGTGACGACGAGCCGTTCCCGCGCCTGCTGGAAGCGGCCGTCAACGGAGCCGGTGGCGGCCCGATCCAGACGGTCAACACCGGCGTCGTGGGCTACAACACGATCCAGGAGCTGGCCCGGCTGGAGCAGGCCGGCCTGCCATACGGGCCAGACACGGTCGTGCTGACGTTCGTGGTGAACGATCTGCTGGAGACGTTCTCGATCTTCGACCACCAGTACGATCCGGTTGGCGTCCTGGCAGGCGTCAAGGTCTGGCTGCGGCGCAACAGCTATCTGTATCGCTTCGTGCAGAACGTCTACTGGCGCATCGGGCAGGAGCTGCGGCGCTCCCGTGAAGGCCCGACTGAGCCGCTCCGCAAGCGTGACCGCCTCGATGAGCGGCTGGCGACACTCTCACAGATCGTGGCGCTGAGCCGGGCCAACGGCGCGAGCTTCCTGCTGGTCGTGTACCCCGACAACCTGGGCGATCCGGTCAGCCCGGGGCCGTCCGGCGAGCGGCTGACCGTCCGCGAGGAGCTGGAGCGGTTCGCAGCGCGCGAGGGCGTGCCGATGGTGGATCTGTCCTCGGCGCTCGGGGACGTCCGCGATCCACGGGCGCGGCAGTACCGGCTGCGGGAAGACCCGCACCCCAGCCCGGAGGGGCACCGGGCGATCGCGGAGGCGGTGCGCGCGCCGCTGCTCGACCTCGTCGGCCGCCGGTGA
- a CDS encoding L-rhamnose mutarotase: MKSYALTLQLVDDPAVIEEYEKQHRQVWPSVIRRIHEVGITRMQIFRLGTQLIMYIDTTDEFDPAVDFPRVNDDPESKRWNEWMATMQRKDPRGKPEEWWSLMPLAFDTEWPRHKV; encoded by the coding sequence ATGAAGTCGTATGCGCTGACGCTGCAGCTGGTGGACGATCCGGCCGTCATCGAAGAGTACGAGAAGCAGCATCGGCAGGTCTGGCCGTCGGTGATCCGCCGCATTCACGAGGTCGGGATCACCCGGATGCAGATCTTCCGGCTGGGTACGCAGCTCATCATGTACATCGACACCACGGACGAGTTCGACCCGGCGGTGGACTTCCCCCGGGTGAACGACGACCCTGAGTCGAAGCGCTGGAACGAGTGGATGGCGACGATGCAGCGGAAGGATCCGCGCGGGAAGCCCGAAGAGTGGTGGTCGCTGATGCCGCTGGCGTTCGATACGGAGTGGCCGCGGCACAAGGTGTAG
- a CDS encoding D-aminoacylase: MLDLLIANGMIVDGTGNPGFYGAVAVEGETVRVLRGDVSHVQAARTIDASGHVVSPGFIDMHAHTGLVILEQPRHEPKIRQGITTELVGIDGNSYAPFHSQEDFDKFYQLNSGLDGAPKLPGRWSTVAEYLSMFDNKVAVNICYIVGNSPLRINTVGWDDRPATDRQLADMKALLREAMEEGAYGMSTGLDYPPGSYASTDELVELSREAAKLGGIYHTHCRHNLGDASLDPFKEAIDIGRRSGIAAHITHFYQRVGSKHGADELLSLVEDAREKEDLDVTFDSYPYVFSGTRLAIIFPQWVQEGGPATLIAAFKDADTRARLRREVSPRAGSWQDMWITYFKHAHNHQYEGKSIGELAIMTGKHPVDAVMDLLLDEDLQTSYISLGGSVNTLPKFVSHPYSMVGSDAVLLGDYPSPRTYGCFPQILGHYVREENYLALPQAIRKMTSFPAQRLGLPDRGLLRDGFKADIVVFNPKTVRAPATRANPKQFPIGIEYVIVNGKVVVDGNVQNEILAGRALRRGRLTT; this comes from the coding sequence GTGCTTGACTTGCTGATCGCCAACGGCATGATTGTCGATGGCACGGGCAACCCGGGTTTCTACGGCGCGGTGGCTGTCGAGGGCGAGACCGTCCGCGTCCTGCGCGGCGACGTCTCCCACGTCCAGGCGGCCCGGACCATCGACGCCAGCGGCCACGTCGTCTCGCCGGGCTTCATCGACATGCACGCCCACACCGGGCTGGTGATCCTGGAGCAGCCGCGCCACGAGCCGAAGATCCGCCAGGGCATCACCACCGAGCTGGTGGGCATCGACGGCAACTCGTATGCGCCGTTCCACAGCCAGGAGGACTTCGACAAGTTCTATCAGCTCAACTCGGGGCTGGATGGTGCGCCGAAGCTGCCGGGGCGCTGGTCGACGGTGGCCGAGTACCTGTCGATGTTCGACAACAAGGTGGCCGTCAACATCTGCTACATCGTCGGGAACTCGCCGTTGCGGATCAACACGGTGGGGTGGGACGATCGGCCGGCCACGGACCGCCAACTGGCGGACATGAAGGCGCTGCTCCGCGAGGCGATGGAGGAAGGCGCGTACGGGATGTCCACGGGACTGGACTACCCGCCGGGCAGCTACGCCTCAACCGACGAGCTGGTGGAGCTGTCCCGCGAGGCGGCGAAGCTCGGCGGCATCTACCACACCCACTGCCGCCACAACCTGGGCGATGCCTCGCTGGACCCGTTCAAGGAGGCCATCGACATCGGGCGGCGCTCCGGGATCGCCGCGCACATCACCCACTTCTACCAGCGGGTCGGCAGCAAGCACGGGGCCGACGAGCTGTTGAGCCTGGTGGAGGATGCCCGCGAGAAGGAAGATCTGGACGTCACGTTCGACAGCTACCCGTACGTTTTCAGCGGGACGCGGCTGGCGATCATCTTCCCGCAGTGGGTGCAGGAGGGTGGCCCGGCCACGCTGATCGCGGCCTTCAAGGATGCGGATACGCGGGCACGCCTGCGTCGGGAGGTCAGCCCCCGGGCCGGCTCCTGGCAGGACATGTGGATCACCTACTTCAAGCACGCCCACAACCACCAGTACGAGGGGAAGTCGATCGGCGAGCTGGCGATCATGACCGGCAAGCATCCGGTGGACGCCGTGATGGATCTGCTGTTGGACGAGGACTTGCAGACCTCGTACATCTCGCTGGGCGGCAGCGTGAACACGTTGCCGAAGTTCGTGAGCCATCCGTACTCGATGGTCGGCTCGGACGCGGTGCTGCTTGGTGACTATCCCAGCCCGCGCACCTACGGCTGCTTCCCGCAGATCCTGGGGCACTACGTCCGCGAGGAGAACTACCTGGCGCTGCCCCAGGCGATCCGCAAGATGACCTCGTTCCCGGCCCAGCGGCTGGGGCTGCCAGACCGGGGGCTGCTGCGCGACGGCTTCAAGGCGGATATCGTGGTGTTCAATCCCAAAACGGTCCGTGCGCCAGCCACCCGAGCCAACCCGAAGCAGTTCCCGATCGGCATCGAGTACGTGATCGTGAACGGCAAGGTGGTGGTGGATGGGAACGTCCAGAACGAGATACTGGCCGGGCGGGCGCTGCGGCGCGGGCGGCTGACGACGTAG